The following coding sequences lie in one Amycolatopsis cihanbeyliensis genomic window:
- a CDS encoding class I SAM-dependent methyltransferase — translation MNSSGHTTQASPPGADLPPLEGYLDTLVDRVMARVDRTIVDGDPMFDGSVEQYFRACADALRAVLGALLSTGNGAPRRVLDFGCGHGRVLRGLRAAFPAAELLACDTDEDAVARCGTAFGATPIAGELDVIDIQQVHGVDLIWCGSVLTHFDPAQWDLFLRYFARALNPGGVVVTTIHGRRVAWRARQGAEYGLGARATDRLLATYHACGQAYEGQGEGWYGISLCSPGSTVDRAARAPGLRLACYQEAAWDRHQDVLVLVKDAETTLWTAP, via the coding sequence ATGAACAGCAGCGGCCACACCACGCAGGCGTCGCCGCCCGGGGCGGACCTCCCGCCGCTCGAGGGGTACCTGGATACCTTGGTCGACCGGGTCATGGCGAGGGTGGACCGCACGATCGTGGATGGCGACCCGATGTTCGACGGCAGCGTCGAGCAGTACTTCCGGGCGTGCGCGGACGCACTCCGGGCGGTGCTCGGCGCCCTGCTGAGCACCGGCAACGGTGCGCCGCGCAGGGTGCTCGACTTCGGCTGCGGGCACGGGCGGGTGTTGCGCGGTCTGCGCGCCGCGTTCCCCGCGGCCGAGTTGCTCGCCTGCGACACCGACGAGGACGCGGTCGCCCGGTGCGGGACTGCCTTCGGCGCGACCCCGATCGCGGGCGAGCTGGACGTCATCGACATCCAGCAGGTGCACGGCGTGGACCTGATCTGGTGCGGCTCCGTGCTCACCCACTTCGACCCCGCGCAGTGGGACCTGTTCCTGCGGTACTTCGCCCGTGCCCTGAACCCGGGCGGGGTCGTGGTGACGACCATCCACGGCAGGCGGGTGGCGTGGCGGGCCCGGCAGGGTGCCGAGTACGGGCTGGGTGCCAGGGCGACCGATCGGCTGCTGGCCACCTACCACGCATGCGGCCAGGCCTACGAAGGGCAGGGTGAGGGGTGGTACGGCATCTCGCTGTGCAGCCCCGGCTCGACGGTCGACCGCGCGGCACGAGCTCCGGGACTGCGCCTTGCCTGCTACCAGGAGGCGGCCTGGGACCGCCATCAGGACGTCCTGGTACTGGTCAAGGACGCCGAGACGACACTATGGACGGCACCATGA